TCGCACCATCCACCTCCGCCCGCAGGAGATCGAACTTTTGCGGCGACAGCGCGAGAGCTTCGTCGCGAAGTTCGGTCGCGAACCCACCGGCGACGATCCGCTCTTCTTCGATCCAGACCAGGACGTGCCGGTGGCCCTGGATGAGGAGGCGATGTTCGCCGAGTTGTACGCCGCGACGAAGCGGGCCGGTGTCGACACGGCGTTCATCCAGGCGTGGCACGAGGTCGGTTACCTGATCACCGACGACAACCGGCACCTGTTCAGCGCACACGAGATCGAGGCCTACGAAGACGCGGTACACCGCGCATGGGACCGCGCCGAGGCCGACCCGGACGGTGAGAGCCTCAAGGACGACGACGCCGACCGGGGCCATGTGATCGACCTGAGCGAGGAGAGGGTGAGTGCCGCGCGCGAGAGCGTCCTCGAGCGTCTCGGGCTGCACGACGAGCAGACGATCGCGATGGCGCGCACCTCGCTTGCGGGCCAGATCGGCCGCGTTATCCGTCACGGCCGCGATGAGGACGGTGACCCCTTCGCCGAGGTCGAGATCATCGGAACGTCGATCTACCGACCGGTCGAGAGCGACTCCGTCGAGGAGCACGTCGAGAACGTCGCATCGACACTGCGGGAGGAGTCGCTCGACTGGCTCGACGGCAAGCGCCGCCACCACGTCGACAGCACCCGGATGCCGGCCCTGGCTGACTTCATCGCCCTGGGCACGGATGCGCAGCTCATCGCGTGGGTCCAGACCAACTCGATGGCGAAACGACCTTATAGTCATCGGTCATCGCGGCGAGTCGGCCGTGGGGAACGCCGTCACGACGAATCCTCTGGCCTGCGGGCCGGCGAACACGCGCAACGCGCAGCCTGCGGAAGCTGACCGTCATGAGGGCAGCAGTGTGAACGCGGGAATGTGGCGTGGCCGCACGGCTCGGAAGTGACGGTGGTCCAGCGTGATGATCTCGTGCAGCTTGAGCCGCTCGGCGAGTGCGATCACGGACGCGTCGACGGTGCCGAGCGGGAAGTCGGCGTACTGACGAACGAGCTCAGCCGTCCGGGTGAGATCCGCTTTCGTGAGCGGGAGCAGCTTGAACGCGCCGGCTGCGACGGAGTCCAGGAACTCCGCTTCGGCCGTCGGCTCGTTCTCGAGCAGCCAGCACACCTCGACCAGTACCGTCGTCGGCAACAGCGGTGTCCCGGTCAGCGACCCGAAGAACTCGACGCAGCGCCGGTGGTGCGTGTCGTTGCGGCTGAGCAGAGCGACCAGCGGACCTGTGTCGACGATCGTCGCGTCGGTCACGAGGAGCGGGCGAGCCGTTCGCGGATCAACTCGTCATGACGCACCGCCGCATCGGACGGGCCGGTCCGCCAAATCCCAGCCAGCGCGAGCAGCCGCTGCCGGGCCCCGGGCGCGTCGGCGGATTGATCTGACGGAGCGCCGGCCAACAGCTCGTGCAGCTCGGGGTCGGCTTCGGCGAACACGCGAAGACGCTGCACCTGCTCCGGCGAGAGCCGGTCGACAAGCCGGTGCAGCTCCTCATAGTCCCGCGCCGCGGCCACACAGGCAGTCTAATCCGGCTTCCAAGCCCCGGCCGGCAGCGCGATTCCACGCGAGCCGCCAGCCGCCTAACGCGTCACGCCGCCTGGCTTCACCATCACACGACCGAAGCCGCTACTCGAACCTAACGCATCCACACTGCCTACGGTCAGGGTCGACGAGGGGTCGCTCGTGCCGTTTCGTTCGCGGCCAGGATCGGTCGAAGCAATGCAGGCCCGGAAATCTGGGCATTCAAGTGGAGCTGAGGGGACTCGAACCCCTGACCCCCACACTGCCAGCGGGGTGTCAACGGTTCAGCTACTCCTTGTGTCTTCGGGCCGTCGGGTTACGATGAGCCTTATTTTACTGCGGATATGCGGTGCCGGCGATGCCATCTGATGTCGGCTCGTATCACCGCGTGACGGCGGGTCGTAGGGTCAAATCAGGGTCCAGCCGAAACCACACCGCCGAGGCTCATGGAGGTGCTCGTGGGGCAGTCACGTAAGCGGGTCGGCCGCGACGGCAAGGCCCGCTACACCGCCTACTACGACGACGTCACCGGCCGGCGCCGCTCAGCCGGCACCTTCGCCTCCCGCCGGGAGGCGGACCGGGCCTGGCAGCGGGCCGAGGCCAACACCGCGCAGGGCCGGCACAGCGATGCCGGCCGCGGCCGGCAGTCGTTCGCCCGCTACGTGGAAGACGAGTGGTTCCCCAACCATTCGATCGAACTGACTACCCGGCAGAACTACCGCTACGTCTTGGACAAGCACATCCTGCCGACCTTCGGCGGGTACAAGATGATCGCCATCCTGCCTGCGGACGTGCGGACCTGGGTCACGCATTTGAAGGACCAGGGAGTCAAGCCGGCAACGATCAAATACTGCCTGTCAGTGCTGTCGGCGATCTTCACCACCGCGCTGAACGACCAGATCACCAGCCTGCACCCGTGCGCCGGCATCAAAGCCCCGACCGTGCCGCCGGCAACACGGCGGATCATCACCCCCGAGCAGTACGCGCGCATCCACACCGCCCTCCCCAACCAGGAGATGCGGCTGCTGGTCGAGACCGACATCGAGACCGGGCTGCGCTGGGGCGAACTCGTCGAACTGCGCGTCCGCGACCTACGCCTGGACGCCAACGCGCTGATCGTGTCCCGGGTCGTGATCGAGATCGCCGCCAAATTCCACCCCAACGGCGGCCGGTTCCTGATCAAGGAGTACCCGAAAGACAAAGCACCGCGCCGCGTCGGGCTCTCCACCCACGTCCGGGACCTGCTCGCCGGCCACATCAGCGGCAAGACGCCTGACGATCTGCTCTTCGCCGCACCCGCCCGGGACCGGCGACACGAACCCGACCCGCTCCGCGACCCGGCCGGCCTAGGCAGCACCGAGCCGAACGCGGGCGGCAAGACGTACCGGCACGGCACCCTGACCGCCTACAACATGGGCCCGTGCCGCTGCCAACACTGCAAAGACGCGTACGCCAGCTACCGCGCCCAGCGGCGTGCGAGTGGCGCCGACAGATCCCGAGCCGCGGACCCCTCATCCCCCGGTGAGGCGGATCCACACATCTCGCGCTCCTGGTTCCGCCAACAAATCTGGGTGCCCGCCCTCACCCAAGCGGGCCTCGGCTTCCACGTGCGCGTGCACGACCTGCGCCACGCCCACGCCTCCTGGCTGCTCGCCGGCGGCGCCGACCTGCAAGCCGTCAAAGACCGAATGGGCCACGCCCGACTCACCACCACCGAGCAGTACCTACACTCCCTCCCCCACGCCGACGCCGCCGCCATCGCCGCCCTCGACCACATCCGCAAACGAACACCCTGACCGGCACGCCAACCCCAACCGAGATCAAATCGCAGACGAGAATCTGCGGCGTCAGGAAGGCCCACCAACCCCTTCGCAGACGAGGCGAGACCATGGTGAGCCGACGGCTGCGGGGCCGATACCGGCACATACAACCCGGCCGTCTTGAATCCAAGGCGTACGGCGCCCCGCCCGATTCGCGCGACCGCGCACATTTCGATCAGTTAGTCGTCCTCAGCCGCGGACCGGTCGCCTCGGCAGACACCCCCACAGAGGCTCACGAACCCTGCCAACGCCATCCACGCCGGAACAGCCGAACCGGACACGCATAGCACCGACGCACAGCAGACCGCCACCAGCACCGATCAGACCTTCAATCACGCCCGCCCACGCCCGCCCGCGGCCTTGAGCGGACAGCCTCAACGGACGCAACGCGGCGTGAGCGGACACGTATGTCACCGACACAAGTGGCCATCGAAGCGGATGCATGAGGATGTGGGTCCACCAACGCGCAGGCGCAGCATGTCACAGAACAATCCGCCGTTCGAGATCGACATCGCTCGAGCTATCGGCCAGTCAGGACCACCGCGATGATCATCGGCGGCCGAACCGCGAAGCCCTTGGCGGCTGTAACGGCACCACTGATCGCGAACGAGACGAATGCCGACTGCGCGAAGGCGCCGAAGCCGGCCGCCAGAGCCGCGCGACCAGGGACGGGGGCACAACCGACTGGTCAACCGGCTGTGCGAACGGTCTACCCACCGTCCCGGACGGGATCGGGGCGAACGCAGAGAGCAAGGCCGAGTGCGGCTACCGCGGCGAAACCGAACACACCGCGCCAGCTGATCACTACCACGATCGGCACGGCCAAGCCAGTTGTGAAGCCCAGTCCCGGGCGGGCGGCCACCTGCTTCAGGCCCAGCGCCGTGCCGTGTCGGGGAAACACTCAGACGATCACCGATGAACAGGTCAGCCGGTTAGGCGATCGCTATCGCCAACCCGGCGGCCATCGCGAATGGAAGTAGTAGCAACCAGTTGCGGGCCTCTGCCGTGTCGGCGAACGAGACCGCCGAGACGAGGAGCCCGAGCCGCATGCCCGCCGTCGCTCCTACCCGCTGGCAGACAACTCCGGCTGCCATCGAACAGAGCTCCCCCACGCCGAACGCGATGGAGATAGCGGCCCCAGTGCCACGTTGCCGAACCGGAGATCGTGACGCATGTGCGGCGCCATCGTCCCGATCAGGACAAATGGCACGGTCGCGAGGGCCTGCGCGCTCGCTGTCCGCGCGATCGCCCGCGCCTTCGCGCCGGGCACTACTGCGGTTCGGGTTCAGCCTGCGGACGCCAGGACGTAGCCACGGTCAGGCCCGCTCCGCCGAAGCCAAGACCGACGCAGGTCAAGATCGCACCGAATCCGCTCAGCGGTAGGTCGACGGCGTGGTCAATCGACAGATATCCGGCACCAACACCGGCGAGCGCCACGGCCACGATCGAGATCATCAGGACGTATTCGTAGCCCTCGCCGGGCCGGAAGATGAAAAAGCCGTTCCGGAGATGATTCGTCGTCAGGGCCACGACCATCGTCCCGAGCACTCCGCCACAGGCGAGGGGCGTCAGGGCTCCCGCCAGAAGCAAGGCGCCGCAGCCGAGTTCGCTCACGCTCGCCACCCACGCGTGGACCAATGGGGGTCGCATGCCGATCGATGCGAACCAGCGCGCGGTCCCGGCGATCTTGCCGCCGCCGAAAACGTGGTTCCACCCGTGTGCCAGCATCGTCAGCCCGAGCGTCGCGCGGAGCAGGACGGCCGCGACGTCAAGGGAGTGCATTGCGCCTCCTCACAGCAACCAGTCCGGCTGCGGTTACAACTATATTACAAATACCAGACTGTTGGCTGTTGACCCGATGCGCTGATCCACAAGGTGATCGCTTGGCTCCCGGAGCGCATCAAAACGCTAAGATCGCTTGCCGGTAAATGTCTAGTATTATAACCTCGGATCTATGGTAGCTGAAACCTTGAGAGTCGATTTTCTGGTCGTAGGTGGCGGAATGGCTGGACTCACGGCCGCGGCCCGTGCGAGCGCAGCCGGCTGCCAAGTGGCTTTGGTGGAGAAGGCGCAACACACCGGCGGCTCTGCGGCGATGTCCGGTGGCGTTCTGTGGCAGCCGGCGAGCCGGGACCTGCTCAGAGCCGTCGATCCTTCGGGCGAGGCCGAGCTGGTCGACGTCTTCTTCGACCGCTTCCCCGAGGCGCTGGCCTGGGTTCGAGCCACCGGAGTCGAGGTGGGCGATCGGACCGGCGTGCTCGGCTACGGGGTCGGGCAGATCATCGACATCATCGGCTACCTCCGCGCCTGCGAGCGACAGGTTCGCAGCTCCGGCGGCTGGGTGGTGACCGGGGCGTCGGTGGACCGGCTTGTCCTTGACGGCGACGCCGTCACTGGCGCGGTCGTGACCGATCGCGACGGTACGTACGTCGTCGAGGCGAAGTCGGTCCTGCTCGCGACCGGCGGGTTCCAGGGCGACCCCGGTCGACGACGCCAGTACCTCGGTTCGGCGGCCGAGACGATGCTGCTGCGCTCGAACCCGGTCAGCGCGGGTGACGGGCTGCGCCTCGGCCTCGCGGCGGGTGCGGCTACGTCCGAGCACATGAACGGCTTCTACGGGCACCTGATGATCTCGCCACTGTCGGCGCTCCACGAAGCAGACTTCGTCCGCCTGTCCCAGTGGTACTGCACGCACAGCATCGTAGTCAATCTCCAGGGCGAACGGATCACCGACGAGTCCCGCGGTTACGCCCTGTGTGCCCAAGCTGCGATCGCGCAGCCCGAACCGAGAGTCGCGGTGTTGTTCGACGAGCGAGTTCGCTCCACCCTTGCTGTCGGCTCTACCGGCGTGCAAGGCCTGGAGGTGGTCGATCGGCTCGCGGAGGCCCAGCGGGTCGGTGGTCGTATTGCCCAGGCCGACACATGGGAGGCGCTCGCCCAGATGATCGGTGAGTGGGGCTTCGATGGGAGTCGAAGTATGCAGACGGTCGAGACCTTCAACTTGGCCCTGGGATCGGACGAGGTGCTCTCGCCACCCCGGGACCGCTATCGAACGGCGCTCGACGAGGGGCCGTTCTTCGCCGTCGAGGCCCAGCCGGCGATCACCTTCTCGATGGGCGGCCTGCGGATCGACAAGGACGCGCGCGTACTTCGAGCCGATGGACAGGCCATCGATGGCCTCCTTGCCGCCGGTGCGGACAGCGGAGGAACCTTCGCCCACGGTTACGGCGGCGGCCTTGCCCTCGGCTCGGTGTTCGGGACGGTCGCGGCCGAGCACGCGGTTCGGCGGGCCGGACGAGTGTCGGCCTGAGACGGATCGTCGATCCTCGTTTTCCGCGCCCCGCCACGACCAGGAGAAGGTGAACAGTTTGTCGGCTGATACGCAGGAAACGTCTGATCCCACCGAACCGACGACACCGGCCGCATATCGGCGGCTGTTCGAACCGCTGACGGTCGGAAACTTCACCGTGCGCAACCGCATCGTGAACACGACCCACAGCACCGCACTGCCGGAACAACGCGAGCTGCGCTATCTGATCGAGCGGGCCCGTGGTGGAGTGGGCATGATCGGCCTGTTCGGCAGCGAGGGATCGGCGAACTACACCGTCGGCCACGGGCCGGCCCAGCGAACCCCGGACTGGGACCAGAAGCCGCTGCCTCCGCTCACCGACGCGGGCATCGCGTACTACGACGATCTCATCATCCCTCGGCTGGCAAAGCGGGCGAGCGCTCTCGCCGCGGAGGGCGCACGCACCTTTTCGCAGGTCTACCACCTGGGGGCCGCTCCGCACGCCCTGCGTACCGAACCGCCGGTGGGGCCGTCGGCCGTTCCCGATCCCTACGATGCGTTCGTACCGCACCCGCTGAGCGAGTCGGAGATCGGGGATCTGATCGCGGCGTTCGCACACAGCATCCGCCGGGTACGCGACGCGGGCGTCGACGCCGCGGAGATCCACGGAGCCCACGGCTACCTGATCACCCAGTTCCTGTCGCCGTACTTCAACCGCCGGACCGACCAGTGGGGCGGCGAGCGCCCCAATCGAGTTCGCCTTCTGATCGCCATCATCGAAGCGGCACGCGAGTACGTGGGCTCCTATCCGATCGGAGTACGGCTCGGTGTCGACGGAGACGGATCCGGCCGCGGTCTCTCCGTCGAGGAGCTGGCCGCCATCGCGGCGCTGATAGCTCCCCACGTCGCGTACATCAGCGTGTCGGGTGGCAACTACTCCGGGTTCGGCACTGGTTACGAGCTTGCCTACGTGAGCCCGTGGTACCGCGAGCCGGCCCACAACGTCGCTGCCGCGGCTGCAGTACGCAAGGCAGTCGATGTGCCCGTGATCGTCACCGGGCGCATCGCCGACCCTTCTGTCGCTGAAGGCATCCTGGCGGACGGCTCCGCCGATATGGTCGGCATGGTCCGCGCGCTCATCGCCGATCCGGACCTGCCGAACAAGGTTCGGGCGGGACAGCCCGAGCGCGTGCGGATGTGTCTCGGACTCTCCGAGTGTCATCACATCGGTTCGCACCGCACCCCGATGACGTGCGCGGTCAATGCGGCCGCGGCGCGCGAGGACGAACTGGAGCCGGTCGCGGCGGCCCGACCCAAGACCGTCGTCGTCATCGGCGCCGGACCGGCCGGCATGGAAGCCGCACGGGTCGCGGCCCTGCGCGGGCACACGGTCTACCTCGCCGATCGAGCCCGGTCCATCGGCGGGACGCCGCGGCTGCTGGCCAACGACGCCAACCGTCGCAACCTTCGTGATCAGGCCGCGTTCTTCGAGGGCGAGCTGGCTCGCCTCGGCGTTCAGCTGATGCTCGGAAACGACGTCTCGGCCGAGGAGATCGTCGAGTTCGAACCCGATGCCGTCGTCGTGGCAACCGGCGGCACCGCGCTGATCCCGGAGCTACCTGGCCTGAGCGCGGCCACCGCGATCACCGCGACGATGGCGCTCGACGGCAGTGTCACCCTCGCCGATCGTGTCGTCGTCGTCTGCGGGTTGGACCCCGATATCGCCGGAGCGACCCTCGCCGAGTTCGCCGCGGACCGCGGCTGTGAGGTCGAGCTGATCTCCGAACACCTGGACTTCGCGAAGAACGCCGAGGACGCCACCCGGCTGACGCTCTTCGACCGGCTCGTTCGCAAAGGAGTTCGCGTCTCGAACTGCCACCGTCTCCTCTCGATCGGATCAGGCCACGTTCAGCTTCAGCACTCACTCACCGGCGAGATCCGCGTTGTCCCCGATGCGCAGGCACTGCTCGCGTGCGGGCTCACGCCGAATGACGCGCTGGCGCGCGCGCTCGAAGGACGAGTACCTGAGCTATACGTCGTCGGAGACGCGCTCGCTCCGCGCCGCATCATGCACGCGACGCTCGAAGGAGCGCGGGTCGGGCGAGAGCTGTAGTACGAACGGCGCGCCGCCCGCAGCATCGAAAGATCGGAGTCGACACATGAGCGACGTGACGCGGCCGCGAGGACGTCCTCGCTTCGGCCTGGCCTACCACCTGCAGAATCCGTCCCGCTGGCGCCGGGCGCCCGAGGACCTGTACCACGAGTCGATCGAGCACGCCGCCTGGGCCGAGACGATCGGCTTCGACTCGATCTGGGTGAGCGAGCACCACTTCGAGCCGGACGGCTATGTGTCGTCTCCCTTGATCTTTCTTGCCGGAGTGGCGACGTGCACCTCCCGGATCCGGCTGGCCTCGAACGTCATCGTGGCCCCCCTGCACCATCCACTGCGACTCGCGGAGGACGCCGCCGCCCTGTCGATCCAGTCGAAAGGCCGCTTCGACCTCGGAGTCGCGGTGGGGTACCGCGACGAGGAGTTCCGCGCCTTCGGGCAACCGTTCCACCGGCGGGGCCAGCTGACCGAATCCCATATCGCCCGGCTGCGAGGTGCTTGGGCGGGCCAGCAGGTTTCGGTGGACGATGCCTTCCCGGACGGACCGGCCGTGACCGTCACACCGATCCCGACCAAGCCGCCGAGGATCCTGCTCGGGGGGAAGGCGCCCCGCGCGATCGAACGCGCGGCGCGGATCGCAGATGCCTATCTCCCGCCCGCGCGACCGGGACGCGCGCGGCAATTCTTCGACGAGTATCTGGACGCCATCGAGCGCGTCGGCCGGGACCGTACGGCTGCGCAGATGATGTGCACCGTGCCGGCGGTCATCAGCGCCGATCCCGAGCGCACGTTGGCCACCGTCGGCGAGCACCTGTTGTACTACGTGAACAACTACATCAAGCTCGGCGCCTTCGCCGAGCCCGCGCCGTTCACCCAGCCCTCCGACCTCATCACGGCCGGCTACCTCGAGCTCTGGGACCCGGATACCGCGGTCCGCGAACTCACCGCGCTGCTGGGTGGCTATCCCGCGATCAGTGACGTCCGCTGGTGGGCGCAGTTCCCCGGAGAGCCGTTCGAGCAGGCATACGAACGAGCCGAGTTCTTCGCCAACCACATCAGGCCGAGAGTGGACGCCGCGTTCGAGCATCTTCGGGTCGACCGGATCGAGGATGATCGGCGGGCCGGCGAGCCCGGCTGCGGGACGGCGCGCTCGAGCGGACGACAGCCGTGAGCCGGGACCCGCAGTTGCCGCCGCGCACCATCGTCGATGCCGTCGAGGCGTTGCGATCGGGCGCCACGACGAGCGTGGACCTCGTCCGGACCGCCATCGAAGCCAGCGAGAGCAACAACGCTCGGCTCGCTGCCTTGGTCGAGCTCTATCGAGAGTCCGCCCTGGAAGCGGCGATCGAGGCCGACCGGGTGCTGGATCGCGCTGGACGCGCGGCGCCGATCCTCACCGGCATCCCCCTCGGGATCAAGGACATAATCACCACGCGGGAAGGGCCGACCACGGCCGAGAGCGACGCCTCCGGCGCCACTTCGCTGGCCGGTGACGCGACCGCAGTCCGCCGGCTTCGCTCGGCCGGCGGCATCATCATGGGCAAGACGGCCACGATGGAGTTCGCGTTCGGTATGCCCGACGAGCCGCGCGGCCGAGTACTTGCACGCAACCCGTGGAACGTCGAGAAGTGGGCGGGTGGATCGAGTTCCGGCTCGGCCAGCGGTATTCAGGCCGGCATGTTCCTCGGTGCGCTCGGCACCGACACCGCCGGCAGCATTCGGCTGCCGGCCGCCTTCTGCGGCATCTCCGGGCTGAAACCCACGTTCGGTCGCGTCCCCACGTCCGGTTGCCTACCGCTCGCCTACTCGCTGGATCACATCGGCCCGATGGCTCGAAGCGCCGCGGACTGCGCGCTACTTCTACGCACGCTCGCCGGACCCGACGGGCACGACCCGCAGGGTACCGACCAGCCCGTCGAGGACTACCTCGCCGGACTTTCCGGCGACCTGACCGGCATCCGAGTCGGCGTGATCGAGGCGGGAGCCGCGAACGACGCGGAACCTCAGCACGCCGTCGCCTTCCGCGAGTCGCTTCGTCAGTTCCAGTCGCTCGGCGCGCGGCTGGTCGACGTTCAGCTTCCCTCCTTCGTCGAGGCGTCCACCGCCACGATGACCACGTTGATCGCCGAGGCCGCTGCGGAGCACGCCGAAGGGCTGACATCCCAGTACCTGGCGTACGGGCGATCGCTGCGGTCGCGGCTACTGACGTCTGCTTTCTTGTCCGCGACCGACTACATCCAGGCGCAAAGAGTTCGCCGCGTGGCGCAACTGCAGCTCGCGCGGGTCTACGACGACGTGGATCTCATCGTCCTACCCACATCGATCTTCGCGGCCTTCGACTGCGCGCAGCTGTCCGCGCGCGACGAGGTGGATCTCAAGAGTTCGACGGGCATCCCGACGGCGTACTGGAACGCGGTCGGAAATCCGGTGCTGTCGATTCCGATCGGTTTTGCCCGAAACGGCTTGCCGCTCGGCTTACAGATCGCCGGTCGGCCCTTCGACGAACGCCTCGTCCTGCGGGCCGGTGACGCGTTCCAGCGGATCACGCGCTGGCACCTCGAAACACCGACATCGCTACCCACCGGTTCGGTGCCCGAGCCGGCCGATCCGGGACCACGCGGTCACGCCGGCGAGCACCCCCGATCAGCTGACATGAGTCCGCCGACGGACCGGGGCTCGACGGCTTCGACCGTGGTACGTGGCTTGTTGGCGATGGCTGATCTCACGCCGCCCGAGCTCGAGTTCGCGAACGCCGTAGCTCGGTTCGGCCAGACGCGCGAGGACGTCCGAAGTGTTCGAGTTCTGGGGAGCGCGTCCGCAACCGTACCGGCTACCCGCTTCTCGGCGGTTCCGTGACGCCGCCGACGCCGTCCTGGGCCGGCGGACACGCTGCGAACCTTCGCTCATCACCGTGCCTACAGAATGGATCGGTCATGCCTGCATCGACCTCGAATCACCGAGACGACGGCCACCTCTACATCGCCTTCGCCGAAGGCGCGCCGGCGGATCGACACGTCAGCGCCGTGCCGCTGGTCGCCGGCCTGGAGGCCCTGTGCGGGTACCCCGTGATCGCGACGTCCGCGCCGACGCCTTGGCGGCACGCGATCGCGGCCGCCACCTGTCCGGCCTGCCAACGCGCCGCCATCGCGGTCGCGGGCGCGGGCGCTCTCACGCGCGAGTCGGTCGTCGGCTAGGTCGGCTGGCGGGCGAACCACGTCACTGCGCGGTCAGCCCGCCGTCGACGACCAGTTCGGCCGCGGTCATGTAGGACGATTCGTCCGACGCCAGGAACAGCACCGCGTAGGCGACTTCATCGGGCTCGCCGAAACGGCCCATCGGCAGCTGGGCCATCCGGCGATCGCGGTACTCCTCGGTGGTCCGCTCGAACATCTCCGTCCGGATGACGCCGGGGCACACCGCGTTGACCCGGATGCCTTCGGCTGCGTACTGAATGGCAGCCGCGCGGGTCAGCTGGCGGACGGCTCCCTTGCTGGCCTGGTAGGCGACGAAGCCCGCCTGCCCGACGATGCCGGAGATGCTGGCCAGGTTCACGATCGACCCTCCGCCGGCCGCTCGGAGCGAGGGCGCGCCGTGCCTGATTCCGAGGAAGACGCCCGTCTGATTGATCTCGATCACCGATCGCCAACCGGCCACCGTTTCGTCCTCGAACCCCCCTGGTCGAACGACGCCGGCGTTGTTCACGAGAATTTGG
This genomic stretch from Jatrophihabitans cynanchi harbors:
- a CDS encoding type II toxin-antitoxin system VapC family toxin yields the protein MTDATIVDTGPLVALLSRNDTHHRRCVEFFGSLTGTPLLPTTVLVEVCWLLENEPTAEAEFLDSVAAGAFKLLPLTKADLTRTAELVRQYADFPLGTVDASVIALAERLKLHEIITLDHRHFRAVRPRHIPAFTLLPS
- a CDS encoding tyrosine-type recombinase/integrase, which produces MGQSRKRVGRDGKARYTAYYDDVTGRRRSAGTFASRREADRAWQRAEANTAQGRHSDAGRGRQSFARYVEDEWFPNHSIELTTRQNYRYVLDKHILPTFGGYKMIAILPADVRTWVTHLKDQGVKPATIKYCLSVLSAIFTTALNDQITSLHPCAGIKAPTVPPATRRIITPEQYARIHTALPNQEMRLLVETDIETGLRWGELVELRVRDLRLDANALIVSRVVIEIAAKFHPNGGRFLIKEYPKDKAPRRVGLSTHVRDLLAGHISGKTPDDLLFAAPARDRRHEPDPLRDPAGLGSTEPNAGGKTYRHGTLTAYNMGPCRCQHCKDAYASYRAQRRASGADRSRAADPSSPGEADPHISRSWFRQQIWVPALTQAGLGFHVRVHDLRHAHASWLLAGGADLQAVKDRMGHARLTTTEQYLHSLPHADAAAIAALDHIRKRTP
- a CDS encoding DoxX family protein, whose product is MHSLDVAAVLLRATLGLTMLAHGWNHVFGGGKIAGTARWFASIGMRPPLVHAWVASVSELGCGALLLAGALTPLACGGVLGTMVVALTTNHLRNGFFIFRPGEGYEYVLMISIVAVALAGVGAGYLSIDHAVDLPLSGFGAILTCVGLGFGGAGLTVATSWRPQAEPEPQ
- a CDS encoding FAD-dependent oxidoreductase, which produces MAGLTAAARASAAGCQVALVEKAQHTGGSAAMSGGVLWQPASRDLLRAVDPSGEAELVDVFFDRFPEALAWVRATGVEVGDRTGVLGYGVGQIIDIIGYLRACERQVRSSGGWVVTGASVDRLVLDGDAVTGAVVTDRDGTYVVEAKSVLLATGGFQGDPGRRRQYLGSAAETMLLRSNPVSAGDGLRLGLAAGAATSEHMNGFYGHLMISPLSALHEADFVRLSQWYCTHSIVVNLQGERITDESRGYALCAQAAIAQPEPRVAVLFDERVRSTLAVGSTGVQGLEVVDRLAEAQRVGGRIAQADTWEALAQMIGEWGFDGSRSMQTVETFNLALGSDEVLSPPRDRYRTALDEGPFFAVEAQPAITFSMGGLRIDKDARVLRADGQAIDGLLAAGADSGGTFAHGYGGGLALGSVFGTVAAEHAVRRAGRVSA
- a CDS encoding oxidoreductase — protein: MRNRIVNTTHSTALPEQRELRYLIERARGGVGMIGLFGSEGSANYTVGHGPAQRTPDWDQKPLPPLTDAGIAYYDDLIIPRLAKRASALAAEGARTFSQVYHLGAAPHALRTEPPVGPSAVPDPYDAFVPHPLSESEIGDLIAAFAHSIRRVRDAGVDAAEIHGAHGYLITQFLSPYFNRRTDQWGGERPNRVRLLIAIIEAAREYVGSYPIGVRLGVDGDGSGRGLSVEELAAIAALIAPHVAYISVSGGNYSGFGTGYELAYVSPWYREPAHNVAAAAAVRKAVDVPVIVTGRIADPSVAEGILADGSADMVGMVRALIADPDLPNKVRAGQPERVRMCLGLSECHHIGSHRTPMTCAVNAAAAREDELEPVAAARPKTVVVIGAGPAGMEAARVAALRGHTVYLADRARSIGGTPRLLANDANRRNLRDQAAFFEGELARLGVQLMLGNDVSAEEIVEFEPDAVVVATGGTALIPELPGLSAATAITATMALDGSVTLADRVVVVCGLDPDIAGATLAEFAADRGCEVELISEHLDFAKNAEDATRLTLFDRLVRKGVRVSNCHRLLSIGSGHVQLQHSLTGEIRVVPDAQALLACGLTPNDALARALEGRVPELYVVGDALAPRRIMHATLEGARVGREL
- a CDS encoding LLM class flavin-dependent oxidoreductase, encoding MSDVTRPRGRPRFGLAYHLQNPSRWRRAPEDLYHESIEHAAWAETIGFDSIWVSEHHFEPDGYVSSPLIFLAGVATCTSRIRLASNVIVAPLHHPLRLAEDAAALSIQSKGRFDLGVAVGYRDEEFRAFGQPFHRRGQLTESHIARLRGAWAGQQVSVDDAFPDGPAVTVTPIPTKPPRILLGGKAPRAIERAARIADAYLPPARPGRARQFFDEYLDAIERVGRDRTAAQMMCTVPAVISADPERTLATVGEHLLYYVNNYIKLGAFAEPAPFTQPSDLITAGYLELWDPDTAVRELTALLGGYPAISDVRWWAQFPGEPFEQAYERAEFFANHIRPRVDAAFEHLRVDRIEDDRRAGEPGCGTARSSGRQP
- a CDS encoding amidase; this encodes MSRDPQLPPRTIVDAVEALRSGATTSVDLVRTAIEASESNNARLAALVELYRESALEAAIEADRVLDRAGRAAPILTGIPLGIKDIITTREGPTTAESDASGATSLAGDATAVRRLRSAGGIIMGKTATMEFAFGMPDEPRGRVLARNPWNVEKWAGGSSSGSASGIQAGMFLGALGTDTAGSIRLPAAFCGISGLKPTFGRVPTSGCLPLAYSLDHIGPMARSAADCALLLRTLAGPDGHDPQGTDQPVEDYLAGLSGDLTGIRVGVIEAGAANDAEPQHAVAFRESLRQFQSLGARLVDVQLPSFVEASTATMTTLIAEAAAEHAEGLTSQYLAYGRSLRSRLLTSAFLSATDYIQAQRVRRVAQLQLARVYDDVDLIVLPTSIFAAFDCAQLSARDEVDLKSSTGIPTAYWNAVGNPVLSIPIGFARNGLPLGLQIAGRPFDERLVLRAGDAFQRITRWHLETPTSLPTGSVPEPADPGPRGHAGEHPRSADMSPPTDRGSTASTVVRGLLAMADLTPPELEFANAVARFGQTREDVRSVRVLGSASATVPATRFSAVP
- a CDS encoding SDR family NAD(P)-dependent oxidoreductase; translated protein: MNAVGRVSDKIALVSGAAQGLGASQAGLLARHGARVMIGDLNDDVGQKLAGELRQDGLEVDFVHLDVTSAQDWEHAVERTEARYGPIQILVNNAGVVRPGGFEDETVAGWRSVIEINQTGVFLGIRHGAPSLRAAGGGSIVNLASISGIVGQAGFVAYQASKGAVRQLTRAAAIQYAAEGIRVNAVCPGVIRTEMFERTTEEYRDRRMAQLPMGRFGEPDEVAYAVLFLASDESSYMTAAELVVDGGLTAQ